One window of Triplophysa rosa linkage group LG8, Trosa_1v2, whole genome shotgun sequence genomic DNA carries:
- the atn1 gene encoding atrophin-1 isoform X3, whose amino-acid sequence MPARSGRRRGGSEERRGRRPHPSPSRAERNERQTQRTAGEELAAGRFSRRSQGHDSSESEGEELVPPPKRQKVQDPSSNPPAPPLSTNTPTSAPPPTSSNSQSRESDNEDGQSQGSRSSVGGSLANSSSSISSGRDIDQDNRSSSPSLSASPLASLDSESDSPDSPKQNDKNKDGGASKCVPEDRRGSGRVEEGSAGDQRDSEAAMEGDLSPLKSPSSLYPSHRGKVDTTSDTSSNRKSYFPLDSKLASKLEYTGPGGTETLQTCSRITSKAGTQCGKPGVGGVEYSHGNSNVSHASTLPPPPALKPLEVGQNPPGGESKTDKPEKGDKSAPPSLLPQASTIPQQPPPPSTHHYTPTSWSGGPPGNCPGNWGYVRYPGNHHTHPNQQPPVQQQLPSVYNSPSSTRHSSHPPYLPHPHPHPHKDYLPRYGTASDRERGGREFGNRDFPANNSSSGANSSGGSTSSGGGPNSNAGRDFGNPLAGQGREFSSNRDGSAGPPSGREYGPGFRERERGREFPLQNQQLQAQGREFGPESTGGGGSLSRDKEGRWGELTGQIREAGSNSYPGNANQTPVGAPSSGVLSTAVNRDPSSSPQNASGHPPFSSANSNPPSRDYPPPMDANVQQTLQGQTPQAPSNSADLPPTPHYLREYPPPGAKDFPTSGATSVPHSGVPRDYPSPPGLAPNLAREYPGGPPLPHHSHYPGQTALPMQHRDREKESTASAHHSNRSHPPSLSPSPSSGGSGHGHPTSTSYPPPPPPPPPTSSHGPPPPISSLPGSHVRQGPYPSSNQTPPTPLSPLPSPSSNQMGGFAPFSSTSAPAVQLPASGVPNSCPSSCRPTSYHSTLSSHTPFSSSYHGNSNHGNAMANSNAPNNSTNTQLHSPQNSKVPPHLSNQGHNNTGPTPGTSVGGNGHTDSTSGLVLTPVIKEEPVEEREEIESPPPVIRSPSPEPKPVDIPIHASQSARFHRVLDRGSGNSCARSDVLFVPLDGSKLWKKRNEAIERARREVEQRARDLREKEREREREKERERDLDRHLQQKESGTGTGLGAASARQGSSLFFPSSSSILLDPSSSSCSLNHSHPTAHPQHHPSHHPSHHPSHPHSHSLHHSHPLHPSLSHSIPHSLLLPSMAGGSGVVGGPQGALGIGLGGPYLGPDTPALRTLSEYARPHAMSPLGAASRVQAHHPHLHHHPHPHAHPHMHPSFFLSQFQNPALAHPHHLPADAATAAAILGFLYGGGLEGGPTHPGHGLGHGGLTGAGLGGVGFPHAVVAHRDRVKPGFEFKSEERVYTAGGLADPALALSHAHSHAHSHSLLLGGGAGGGASGSEVTLYGTTPPPAPPPPPQALATATRNPNPAPQPLSVPPTSSILPATLPTHQVPAGAPVTPAAPAAPPQPPPPPPPPPTASSIHHPSPHSNFPSTHTSCQPPPLPTQAPPSEQYPTPVRTPPSTERARSVERERERVIPATERERERAGTGGGGTGGGTAAAGGTGGGDSLGRLQMLNVTPHHHQHSHIHSHLHLHQQETAAGGVHPLMDPLASGSPLARLPYPGAALGPPILAHSLTDSEVLRQQLFGGPFRDMPQSSSLGGSMSAAHQLQAMQQAQSAEIQFQRLALEQQWIHHHHHHSLTQDEYYSHLKKESDKTL is encoded by the exons ATGCCCGCACGCAGTGGACGCAGGAGGGGGGGCAGCGAGGAAAGGAGGGGTAGACGTCCGCACCCCAGTCCCTCTCGAGCAGAGCGCAATGAAAGGCAAACA CAAAGAACTGCTGGAGAGGAATTGGCTGCTGGCCGTTTCAGTCGTCGATCTCAAGGCCATGATTCATCAGAAAGTGAAGGAGAGGAGCTTGTACCCCCACCAAAAAGACAGAAAGTCCAG GACCCCTCTTCCAATCCCCCAGCTCCACCCCTTTCAACTAACACTCCAACTTCAGCTCCACCCCCAACGTCAAGTAACAGTCAGTCAAGAGAGAGTGACAATGAAGATGGCCAATCACAAGGCAGCAGGAGCTCGGTTGGAGGCAGTTTAGCCAATAGTAGCAGCAGCATAAGCAGTGGTCGGGACATTGACCAGGACAATCGATCCTCTTCTCCGAGTCTCTCTGCTTCCCCATTGGCCAGTTTGGATTCTGAATCAGACTCTCCAGATTCCCCAAAGCAGAATGATAAAAACAAAGATGGAGGCgcatcaaaatgtgtgccagaGGATCGGAGAGGATCAGGGAGGGTTGAGGAGGGCAGTGCTGGGGACCAGAGAGACAGTGAAGCAGCAATGGAGGGAGATTTGTCTCCCCTAAAGTCCCCATCATCTCTCTATCCATCCCATCGTGGAAAAGTGGACACTACTAGTGATACAAGTAGCAACAGGAAGTCATACTTCCCCCTAGATTCCAAACTTGCAAGTAAATTAGAGTACACCGGGCCTGGTGGTACTGAGACTCTGCAAACCTGCAGCCGCATCACTTCTAAAGCAGGCACTCAGTGTGGGAAACCTGGTGTGGGAGGGGTTGAGTATTCCCATGGGAATTCAAATGTGAGCCATGCTTCAACTCTCCCACCTCCACCTGCTCTGAAACCTCTAGAGGTGGGGCAGAACCCTCCAGGTGGGGAAAGTAAAACAGACAAACCAGAGAAAGGTGATAAGTCTGCTCCACCCTCCTTGCTTCCACAAGCTAGTACTATTCCCCAGCAACCTCCACCTCCAAGCACTCACCACTACACCCCCACCAGCTGGTCAGGGGGACCTCCTGGCAACTGTCCTGGCAACTGGGGATACGTACGTTACCCAGGTAACCACCACACACATCCAAACCAGCAGCCCCCAGTGCAGCAACAGCTTCCCTCTGTGTACAATTCTCCTTCATCCACGCGCCACTCCTCCCACCCACCTTACCTGCCTCACCCTCATCCCCACCCACATAAAGACTACCTGCCTAGGTATGGCACTGCATCTGATCGGGAAAGGGGTGGGAGGGAATTTGGTAACAGAGACTTCCCAGCTAATAATAGCAGTAGCGGTGCAAACAGCAGCGGTGGTAGCACTTCTAGTGGCGGAGGACCCAACTCTAATGCTGGCCGGGATTTCGGGAACCCTTTAGCTGGTCAGGGCAGAGAATTTAGCTCAAATCGAGATGGGTCTGCAGGTCCACCAAGTGGTAGGGAATATGGACCTGGATTTAGAGAGCGTGAACGGGGGAGGGAGTTTCCTTTGCAGAACCAGCAGCTTCAAGCTCAGGGTAGAGAGTTTGGACCTGAAAGCACAGGAGGTGGAGGATCTCTTTCAAGAGACAAGGAAGGCAGGTGGGGAGAGTTAACAGGTCAGATTAGAGAGGCAGGAAGTAACAGTTACCCTGGTAATGCCAACCAGACACCTGTAGGTGCCCCATCTTCTGGTGTACTTTCAACAGCAGTGAACCGCGACCCATCCAGTTCACCACAAAACGCCTCCGGTCATCCTCCATTTTCTTCTGCAAATTCAAATCCTCCCAGTAGAGATTATCCACCTCCTATGGATGCAAATGTACAGCAGACACTGCAAGGACAGACTCCCCAAGCACCTTCCAACTCTGCGGACCTCCCTCCTACTCCACACTATTTGAGAGAGTATCCCCCTCCAGGGGCAAAGGACTTCCCAACCTCTGGAGCAACCTCTGTCCCACATTCTGGTGTGCCCAGGGATTACCCAAGCCCACCTGGATTGGCCCCAAACCTTGCAAGGGAATATCCTGGTGGACCTCCACTTCCACATCACAGCCACTACCCTGGCCAGACTGCCTTACCTATGCAGcacagagacagagaaaagGAAAGCACTGCATCCGCTCATCATTCAAATCGCAGTCATCCACCATCTCTTTCTCCTTCTCCTTCATCAGGTGGCTCTGGACACGGACATCCAACTTCTACTTCTTaccctcctcctccaccacctcccCCCCCTACTAGTTCACATGGTCCGCCACCACCCATATCATCCCTTCCAGGCAGTCATGTTCGACAGGGACCATATCCTTcatccaatcaaactccaccAACACCACTGTCTCCTCTTCCCAGCCCCTCAAGCAATCAGATGGGAGGCTTTGCTCCTTTTTCATCCACCTCTGCTCCCGCTGTACAACTGCCTGCATCAGGTGTGCCCAACTCCTGTCCATCGAGTTGCAGACCCACTTCTTACCACAGCACTTTAAGCAGTCATACCCCTTTCAGTAGCTCTTACCATGGCAACAGTAACCATGGAAATGCTATGGCAAATAGCAACGCTCCCAACAACAGCACTAACACTCAATTGCACTCCCCTCAAAACTCTAAAGTACCACCACATCTCAGTAACCAAGGCCATAACAACACTGGTCCAACCCCTGGCACATCTGTTGGAGGAAATGGCCACACCGATTCGACCTCTGGTCTTGTGCTAACACCTGTCATCAAGGAGGAACCagtagaggagagagaggagatagAGAGCCCACCTCCAGTTATCCGAAGCCCATCCCCAGAACCAAAACCAGTTGACATTCCAATCCATGCTAGTCAATCAGCTCG GTTCCACAGGGTTCTTGACCGGGGGAGTGGGAACTCATGCGCCCGCAGTGACGTGTTATTTGTTCCACTTGATGGTTCTAAGCTTTGGAAGAAGAGAAATGAGGCCATAGAACGTGCCCGTAGAGAGGTTGAACAGCGTGCAAGAGATctgcgagagaaagagagggaacgtgagagagaaaaggagagagaaagagatctgGACAGACACCTGCAG CAGAAGGAGAGTGGTACCGGTACAGGGTTGGGAGCTGCAAGCGCACGCCAGGGCTCTTCACTCTTCTTTCCTTCTTCGTCCTCCATCCTTCTAGACCCTTCATCGTCATCTTGCTCTTTAAATCACTCCCACCCCACAGCCCATCCACAGCACCACCCCTCCCATCATCCCTCCCATCATCCCTCCCACCCCCACTCCCACTCCCTTCACCACTCACATCCTCTGCATCCATCCCTCTCTCACTCCATACCCCATTCACTTCTCCTCCCCTCCATGGCAGGGGGATCTGGAGTCGTTGGAGGCCCTCAAGGTGCTCTTGGAATCGGGCTTGGGGGTCCTTATTTGGGCCCCGATACCCCAGCCTTGAGAACCCTGAGTGAATATGCTCGTCCCCATGCCATGTCTCCATTAGGCGCTGCCAGCAGAGTGCAGGCACATCACCCCCACCTCCACCACCACCCTCACCCACATGCACATCCCCATATGCACCCTTCATTTTTCCTGTCCCAGTTCCAAAACCCAGCCCTTGCACACCCTCACCACCTTCCAGCCGATGCTGCCACGGCGGCTGCCATCCTGGGCTTTTTGTACGGGGGTGGGCTGGAGGGAGGCCCCACCCACCCAGGGCATGGACTGGGGCATGGTGGGCTGACTGGGGCGGGGCTTGGAGGAGTGGGATTCCCTCATGCTGTAGTGGCTCATCGAGACCGAGTGAAGCCCGGATTTGAGTTTAAGAGTGAGGAGCGTGTCTACACAGCTGGAGGCTTAGCCGACCCGGCGCTAGCTTTGTCACACGCGcactcacacgcacactcacactCCCTGCTGCTGGGGGGTGGAGCTGGAGGTGGAGCATCAGGTAGCGAGGTGACGCTTTACGGTACGACTCCACCTCCCGCTCCACCCCCACCCCCTCAAGCTTTAGCCACAGCGACTCGGAATCCCAACCCCGCCCCTCAGCCTCTGTCAGTCCCACCCACCTCGTCTATTCTCCCAGCTACACTCCCCACCCACCAGGTTCCTGCCGGAGCCCCAGTGACACCGGCAGCCCCTGCAGCTCCCCCTCAACCTCCTCCCCCGCCTCCTCCACCTCCTACAGCATCCTCTATTCATCACCCCTCTCCACACTCCAACTTTCCAAGTACACACACTTCTTGTCAACCCCCGCCCCTCCCAACTCAGGCCCCGCCCTCTGAACAATATCCCACCCCTGTGCGCACTCCTCCCAGCACAGAGCGTGCAAGGAGcgtggagagggagagagagagagtgatacCAGCCACAGAGCGGGAGAGAGAAAGGGCAGGGACAGGTGGAGGAGGAACAGGAGGCGGCACTGCCGCTGCAGGAGGTACAGGAGGAGGAGATTCTCTTGGACGACTACAGATGCTGAACGTGACTCCTCATCATCACCAGCATTCACATATTCACTCTCATCTTCATCTGCACCAGCAAGAGACAG CCGCGGGAGGGGTACACCCCCTAATGGATCCGCTGGCATCAGGGTCTCCCCTGGCCCGTCTGCCGTACCCCGGGGCTGCTCTTGGGCCCCCTATCCTGGCTCACTCTCTAACTGACAGTGAGGTGCTTCGACAGCAGCTCTTTG GTGGTCCTTTTCGTGATATGCCCCAGTCCTCGTCTCTGGGTGGGTCCATGTCTGCAGCTCACCAGCTCCAGGCGATGCAGCAAGCTCAGAGCGCTGAGATTCAGTTCCAGAGACTCGCCCTGGAACAGCAGTGGatccaccaccaccaccatcacTCCCTAACACAGGACGAGTACTATAG CCACCTGAAAAAAGAGAGTGACAAAACTCTGTGA
- the atn1 gene encoding atrophin-1 isoform X4, with the protein MKTRTHKESMPARSGRRRGGSEERRGRRPHPSPSRAERNERQTQRTAGEELAAGRFSRRSQGHDSSESEGEELVPPPKRQKVQDPSSNPPAPPLSTNTPTSAPPPTSSNSQSRESDNEDGQSQGSRSSVGGSLANSSSSISSGRDIDQDNRSSSPSLSASPLASLDSESDSPDSPKQNDKNKDGGASKCVPEDRRGSGRVEEGSAGDQRDSEAAMEGDLSPLKSPSSLYPSHRGKVDTTSDTSSNRKSYFPLDSKLASKLEYTGPGGTETLQTCSRITSKAGTQCGKPGVGGVEYSHGNSNVSHASTLPPPPALKPLEVGQNPPGGESKTDKPEKGDKSAPPSLLPQASTIPQQPPPPSTHHYTPTSWSGGPPGNCPGNWGYVRYPGNHHTHPNQQPPVQQQLPSVYNSPSSTRHSSHPPYLPHPHPHPHKDYLPRYGTASDRERGGREFGNRDFPANNSSSGANSSGGSTSSGGGPNSNAGRDFGNPLAGQGREFSSNRDGSAGPPSGREYGPGFRERERGREFPLQNQQLQAQGREFGPESTGGGGSLSRDKEGRWGELTGQIREAGSNSYPGNANQTPVGAPSSGVLSTAVNRDPSSSPQNASGHPPFSSANSNPPSRDYPPPMDANVQQTLQGQTPQAPSNSADLPPTPHYLREYPPPGAKDFPTSGATSVPHSGVPRDYPSPPGLAPNLAREYPGGPPLPHHSHYPGQTALPMQHRDREKESTASAHHSNRSHPPSLSPSPSSGGSGHGHPTSTSYPPPPPPPPPTSSHGPPPPISSLPGSHVRQGPYPSSNQTPPTPLSPLPSPSSNQMGGFAPFSSTSAPAVQLPASGVPNSCPSSCRPTSYHSTLSSHTPFSSSYHGNSNHGNAMANSNAPNNSTNTQLHSPQNSKVPPHLSNQGHNNTGPTPGTSVGGNGHTDSTSGLVLTPVIKEEPVEEREEIESPPPVIRSPSPEPKPVDIPIHASQSARFHRVLDRGSGNSCARSDVLFVPLDGSKLWKKRNEAIERARREVEQRARDLREKEREREREKERERDLDRHLQQKESGTGTGLGAASARQGSSLFFPSSSSILLDPSSSSCSLNHSHPTAHPQHHPSHHPSHHPSHPHSHSLHHSHPLHPSLSHSIPHSLLLPSMAGGSGVVGGPQGALGIGLGGPYLGPDTPALRTLSEYARPHAMSPLGAASRVQAHHPHLHHHPHPHAHPHMHPSFFLSQFQNPALAHPHHLPADAATAAAILGFLYGGGLEGGPTHPGHGLGHGGLTGAGLGGVGFPHAVVAHRDRVKPGFEFKSEERVYTAGGLADPALALSHAHSHAHSHSLLLGGGAGGGASGSEVTLYGTTPPPAPPPPPQALATATRNPNPAPQPLSVPPTSSILPATLPTHQVPAGAPVTPAAPAAPPQPPPPPPPPPTASSIHHPSPHSNFPSTHTSCQPPPLPTQAPPSEQYPTPVRTPPSTERARSVERERERVIPATERERERAGTGGGGTGGGTAAAGGTGGGDSLGRLQMLNVTPHHHQHSHIHSHLHLHQQETGGSRGRGTPPNGSAGIRVSPGPSAVPRGCSWAPYPGSLSN; encoded by the exons ATGAAGACCCGAACCCACAAAGAATCG ATGCCCGCACGCAGTGGACGCAGGAGGGGGGGCAGCGAGGAAAGGAGGGGTAGACGTCCGCACCCCAGTCCCTCTCGAGCAGAGCGCAATGAAAGGCAAACA CAAAGAACTGCTGGAGAGGAATTGGCTGCTGGCCGTTTCAGTCGTCGATCTCAAGGCCATGATTCATCAGAAAGTGAAGGAGAGGAGCTTGTACCCCCACCAAAAAGACAGAAAGTCCAG GACCCCTCTTCCAATCCCCCAGCTCCACCCCTTTCAACTAACACTCCAACTTCAGCTCCACCCCCAACGTCAAGTAACAGTCAGTCAAGAGAGAGTGACAATGAAGATGGCCAATCACAAGGCAGCAGGAGCTCGGTTGGAGGCAGTTTAGCCAATAGTAGCAGCAGCATAAGCAGTGGTCGGGACATTGACCAGGACAATCGATCCTCTTCTCCGAGTCTCTCTGCTTCCCCATTGGCCAGTTTGGATTCTGAATCAGACTCTCCAGATTCCCCAAAGCAGAATGATAAAAACAAAGATGGAGGCgcatcaaaatgtgtgccagaGGATCGGAGAGGATCAGGGAGGGTTGAGGAGGGCAGTGCTGGGGACCAGAGAGACAGTGAAGCAGCAATGGAGGGAGATTTGTCTCCCCTAAAGTCCCCATCATCTCTCTATCCATCCCATCGTGGAAAAGTGGACACTACTAGTGATACAAGTAGCAACAGGAAGTCATACTTCCCCCTAGATTCCAAACTTGCAAGTAAATTAGAGTACACCGGGCCTGGTGGTACTGAGACTCTGCAAACCTGCAGCCGCATCACTTCTAAAGCAGGCACTCAGTGTGGGAAACCTGGTGTGGGAGGGGTTGAGTATTCCCATGGGAATTCAAATGTGAGCCATGCTTCAACTCTCCCACCTCCACCTGCTCTGAAACCTCTAGAGGTGGGGCAGAACCCTCCAGGTGGGGAAAGTAAAACAGACAAACCAGAGAAAGGTGATAAGTCTGCTCCACCCTCCTTGCTTCCACAAGCTAGTACTATTCCCCAGCAACCTCCACCTCCAAGCACTCACCACTACACCCCCACCAGCTGGTCAGGGGGACCTCCTGGCAACTGTCCTGGCAACTGGGGATACGTACGTTACCCAGGTAACCACCACACACATCCAAACCAGCAGCCCCCAGTGCAGCAACAGCTTCCCTCTGTGTACAATTCTCCTTCATCCACGCGCCACTCCTCCCACCCACCTTACCTGCCTCACCCTCATCCCCACCCACATAAAGACTACCTGCCTAGGTATGGCACTGCATCTGATCGGGAAAGGGGTGGGAGGGAATTTGGTAACAGAGACTTCCCAGCTAATAATAGCAGTAGCGGTGCAAACAGCAGCGGTGGTAGCACTTCTAGTGGCGGAGGACCCAACTCTAATGCTGGCCGGGATTTCGGGAACCCTTTAGCTGGTCAGGGCAGAGAATTTAGCTCAAATCGAGATGGGTCTGCAGGTCCACCAAGTGGTAGGGAATATGGACCTGGATTTAGAGAGCGTGAACGGGGGAGGGAGTTTCCTTTGCAGAACCAGCAGCTTCAAGCTCAGGGTAGAGAGTTTGGACCTGAAAGCACAGGAGGTGGAGGATCTCTTTCAAGAGACAAGGAAGGCAGGTGGGGAGAGTTAACAGGTCAGATTAGAGAGGCAGGAAGTAACAGTTACCCTGGTAATGCCAACCAGACACCTGTAGGTGCCCCATCTTCTGGTGTACTTTCAACAGCAGTGAACCGCGACCCATCCAGTTCACCACAAAACGCCTCCGGTCATCCTCCATTTTCTTCTGCAAATTCAAATCCTCCCAGTAGAGATTATCCACCTCCTATGGATGCAAATGTACAGCAGACACTGCAAGGACAGACTCCCCAAGCACCTTCCAACTCTGCGGACCTCCCTCCTACTCCACACTATTTGAGAGAGTATCCCCCTCCAGGGGCAAAGGACTTCCCAACCTCTGGAGCAACCTCTGTCCCACATTCTGGTGTGCCCAGGGATTACCCAAGCCCACCTGGATTGGCCCCAAACCTTGCAAGGGAATATCCTGGTGGACCTCCACTTCCACATCACAGCCACTACCCTGGCCAGACTGCCTTACCTATGCAGcacagagacagagaaaagGAAAGCACTGCATCCGCTCATCATTCAAATCGCAGTCATCCACCATCTCTTTCTCCTTCTCCTTCATCAGGTGGCTCTGGACACGGACATCCAACTTCTACTTCTTaccctcctcctccaccacctcccCCCCCTACTAGTTCACATGGTCCGCCACCACCCATATCATCCCTTCCAGGCAGTCATGTTCGACAGGGACCATATCCTTcatccaatcaaactccaccAACACCACTGTCTCCTCTTCCCAGCCCCTCAAGCAATCAGATGGGAGGCTTTGCTCCTTTTTCATCCACCTCTGCTCCCGCTGTACAACTGCCTGCATCAGGTGTGCCCAACTCCTGTCCATCGAGTTGCAGACCCACTTCTTACCACAGCACTTTAAGCAGTCATACCCCTTTCAGTAGCTCTTACCATGGCAACAGTAACCATGGAAATGCTATGGCAAATAGCAACGCTCCCAACAACAGCACTAACACTCAATTGCACTCCCCTCAAAACTCTAAAGTACCACCACATCTCAGTAACCAAGGCCATAACAACACTGGTCCAACCCCTGGCACATCTGTTGGAGGAAATGGCCACACCGATTCGACCTCTGGTCTTGTGCTAACACCTGTCATCAAGGAGGAACCagtagaggagagagaggagatagAGAGCCCACCTCCAGTTATCCGAAGCCCATCCCCAGAACCAAAACCAGTTGACATTCCAATCCATGCTAGTCAATCAGCTCG GTTCCACAGGGTTCTTGACCGGGGGAGTGGGAACTCATGCGCCCGCAGTGACGTGTTATTTGTTCCACTTGATGGTTCTAAGCTTTGGAAGAAGAGAAATGAGGCCATAGAACGTGCCCGTAGAGAGGTTGAACAGCGTGCAAGAGATctgcgagagaaagagagggaacgtgagagagaaaaggagagagaaagagatctgGACAGACACCTGCAG CAGAAGGAGAGTGGTACCGGTACAGGGTTGGGAGCTGCAAGCGCACGCCAGGGCTCTTCACTCTTCTTTCCTTCTTCGTCCTCCATCCTTCTAGACCCTTCATCGTCATCTTGCTCTTTAAATCACTCCCACCCCACAGCCCATCCACAGCACCACCCCTCCCATCATCCCTCCCATCATCCCTCCCACCCCCACTCCCACTCCCTTCACCACTCACATCCTCTGCATCCATCCCTCTCTCACTCCATACCCCATTCACTTCTCCTCCCCTCCATGGCAGGGGGATCTGGAGTCGTTGGAGGCCCTCAAGGTGCTCTTGGAATCGGGCTTGGGGGTCCTTATTTGGGCCCCGATACCCCAGCCTTGAGAACCCTGAGTGAATATGCTCGTCCCCATGCCATGTCTCCATTAGGCGCTGCCAGCAGAGTGCAGGCACATCACCCCCACCTCCACCACCACCCTCACCCACATGCACATCCCCATATGCACCCTTCATTTTTCCTGTCCCAGTTCCAAAACCCAGCCCTTGCACACCCTCACCACCTTCCAGCCGATGCTGCCACGGCGGCTGCCATCCTGGGCTTTTTGTACGGGGGTGGGCTGGAGGGAGGCCCCACCCACCCAGGGCATGGACTGGGGCATGGTGGGCTGACTGGGGCGGGGCTTGGAGGAGTGGGATTCCCTCATGCTGTAGTGGCTCATCGAGACCGAGTGAAGCCCGGATTTGAGTTTAAGAGTGAGGAGCGTGTCTACACAGCTGGAGGCTTAGCCGACCCGGCGCTAGCTTTGTCACACGCGcactcacacgcacactcacactCCCTGCTGCTGGGGGGTGGAGCTGGAGGTGGAGCATCAGGTAGCGAGGTGACGCTTTACGGTACGACTCCACCTCCCGCTCCACCCCCACCCCCTCAAGCTTTAGCCACAGCGACTCGGAATCCCAACCCCGCCCCTCAGCCTCTGTCAGTCCCACCCACCTCGTCTATTCTCCCAGCTACACTCCCCACCCACCAGGTTCCTGCCGGAGCCCCAGTGACACCGGCAGCCCCTGCAGCTCCCCCTCAACCTCCTCCCCCGCCTCCTCCACCTCCTACAGCATCCTCTATTCATCACCCCTCTCCACACTCCAACTTTCCAAGTACACACACTTCTTGTCAACCCCCGCCCCTCCCAACTCAGGCCCCGCCCTCTGAACAATATCCCACCCCTGTGCGCACTCCTCCCAGCACAGAGCGTGCAAGGAGcgtggagagggagagagagagagtgatacCAGCCACAGAGCGGGAGAGAGAAAGGGCAGGGACAGGTGGAGGAGGAACAGGAGGCGGCACTGCCGCTGCAGGAGGTACAGGAGGAGGAGATTCTCTTGGACGACTACAGATGCTGAACGTGACTCCTCATCATCACCAGCATTCACATATTCACTCTCATCTTCATCTGCACCAGCAAGAGACA GGTGGCAGCCGCGGGAGGGGTACACCCCCTAATGGATCCGCTGGCATCAGGGTCTCCCCTGGCCCGTCTGCCGTACCCCGGGGCTGCTCTTGGGCCCCCTATCCTGGCTCACTCTCTAACTGA